A section of the Polyangia bacterium genome encodes:
- a CDS encoding DUF1552 domain-containing protein, which produces MSRSRISRRTVLRGAMGGVGIGVALPPLEAMFNGNGDAYADGTAIPTRLGIFFWGNGVKPEHWTPDVQGAAWLPSLALMPLADAGVKDYVNVVSGTRITSGDERGHHAGTVGILSGAPLISQPANGAPYRSTFSMPSIDQVAAKAIGMGSPHPSIEVGISNRINTNEGTTLQYLSHNGPDMPNAPEYDPSKLFTRLFTTGFTPPGSATPMVDATLGYRRSVLDVVLSDINKVSAQSGTVDKSRLERHMEGIRAIENRLTLSQQLPPSACKVPTKPSSYPDQNGQEQIEQKTKAMSDLLAIAMACNQTRIFSMMFSGSTASTVYWEVGLSEGHHQLTHDEPGDQPQVQASTVFTMKMFAQVLVSLKAVPEGAGNVLDNTAIMASSDTSDGRFHNIRDFPILVAGKGGGFFKYPGIHYRSPSGDESCSVVLLSMLRSVGIKATSAGGGPGMVTTSATAIEA; this is translated from the coding sequence ATGTCGAGATCCCGAATCAGTCGACGAACGGTGCTGCGCGGGGCGATGGGCGGAGTGGGCATCGGTGTTGCGCTGCCGCCGCTGGAAGCGATGTTCAACGGCAACGGTGACGCGTATGCCGACGGGACGGCGATACCGACGCGTCTCGGAATTTTCTTCTGGGGCAACGGCGTGAAGCCTGAGCACTGGACGCCGGACGTTCAAGGCGCCGCTTGGCTGCCCAGCCTGGCGTTGATGCCGCTCGCTGATGCGGGCGTCAAAGATTACGTGAACGTCGTCTCGGGCACGCGCATCACCTCGGGCGACGAACGCGGACACCACGCCGGCACCGTCGGCATCCTGTCGGGCGCGCCGCTCATCTCGCAGCCGGCGAACGGGGCGCCGTATCGCTCGACGTTCAGCATGCCCAGCATCGACCAGGTGGCGGCCAAGGCCATCGGCATGGGATCGCCGCACCCGTCGATCGAGGTGGGCATTTCCAACCGCATCAACACCAACGAGGGCACGACGCTGCAGTACCTGTCGCACAACGGCCCGGACATGCCGAACGCGCCCGAGTACGATCCGTCGAAGCTGTTCACCCGTCTGTTCACCACCGGCTTTACCCCGCCGGGCAGCGCCACGCCGATGGTCGACGCGACGCTGGGTTATCGGCGCAGCGTTCTTGACGTGGTCCTGTCCGACATCAACAAGGTCAGCGCGCAATCCGGCACGGTGGACAAATCGCGCCTGGAACGGCACATGGAAGGCATCCGGGCGATCGAGAACCGCCTGACGCTGTCGCAGCAGCTGCCGCCGTCGGCGTGCAAGGTGCCGACCAAGCCCAGCAGCTATCCCGATCAGAACGGTCAGGAGCAGATCGAGCAGAAGACCAAGGCGATGAGCGATCTGTTGGCCATCGCCATGGCGTGCAACCAGACGCGCATCTTCTCGATGATGTTCTCGGGCAGCACGGCCAGCACGGTTTACTGGGAGGTGGGCCTCAGCGAAGGCCACCACCAGCTGACCCACGACGAGCCGGGCGATCAGCCGCAGGTGCAGGCGTCGACGGTTTTCACCATGAAGATGTTCGCGCAGGTCCTGGTGTCGCTGAAGGCCGTCCCCGAAGGGGCCGGCAACGTTTTGGACAACACCGCCATCATGGCCAGCAGCGACACCTCGGACGGCCGGTTCCACAACATCCGCGACTTTCCCATCCTGGTCGCCGGCAAAGGCGGCGGCTTCTTCAAGTACCCCGGCATCCACTATCGATCGCCGAGCGGCGACGAGAGCTGCAGCGTGGTCTTGCTCAGCATGCTGCGGTCGGTGGGCATCAAAGCGACGTCGGCCGGCGGCGGTCCGGGTATGGTCACCACCAGCGCCACTGCTATCGAAGCTTAG
- a CDS encoding DUF1592 domain-containing protein: protein MSERKRVLSGQGATNHRRWVKIALVACGAFGCSGNVGSGNGAPMSGSGNSGGGGNSGGGGSGTVMVTPPSAEFQPAPAGIRRLTTVQYRHTISDLFAGSVTVTDDLDDDTSLSGFASIGAARISLSPVNVEQFETAALDIAHKALTDATARAAFVGCNPTTATSDACTQAFFKKFGRRAWRRPLADDEVATYTMLTNGIQTSMKSFFGGLEYGIAALLQSPHFLYREEWGTPVSGKPSQLAFNDYELATRLSYFLWNTTPDDLLLDAADAKQLTGKGFAAQVARLLKDPRAANGIQTFFTEYYRLAELDNLPQLPSAFPQRTATLGPSMREETQRFLADLTVTRDGDFRDVFDSTTTFVNSELASLYGLPAVSGTDFAKVTLPATGMRAGYLGQGSFLALNAHSNITSPTYRGKFIREMLMCQSVPPPPMNVPPLPMDTGPATQTMRQKLEIHRQMEPCKSCHAFMDPLGLSFENFDGIGAFRTKDAGQAIDVTGDLDGKAFNGPIELAKLLKQSPDVLTCVARNLYRYVTGHIENDGEEPAITQLSKGFSDGQYHFSALVNGMVSSPAFAYAGPQSNDPLPTGAGGANGAGGMGGSSGTDAGMVDTGPPPPPPTDGGTVPTGPLSFAQHIAPIIANKCSPCHTTQAMAGLNFTYANLVTNAAVTNDVTKACDFLNLSAPKRVVAGDAYHSLLWVKISSDNVALAAHFCGVHMPKDPTKILTTVELDTIEHWIRDGAKP from the coding sequence ATGAGCGAGCGCAAACGGGTGCTGAGCGGCCAGGGCGCAACAAATCACCGTCGGTGGGTGAAGATTGCGCTCGTCGCCTGCGGCGCGTTCGGTTGTTCCGGTAACGTTGGCAGCGGCAACGGAGCGCCGATGTCCGGCAGCGGCAACAGCGGTGGCGGTGGCAACAGTGGCGGCGGTGGCTCCGGGACGGTGATGGTGACGCCGCCGTCGGCCGAATTTCAGCCCGCGCCGGCCGGCATCCGCCGCCTCACGACGGTGCAGTATCGCCACACAATTTCCGATCTTTTCGCGGGATCCGTGACTGTCACGGATGATCTGGACGACGACACCTCTCTCAGCGGCTTCGCCTCGATCGGCGCCGCGCGCATCAGCCTGTCGCCGGTGAACGTCGAGCAGTTCGAGACCGCCGCGCTGGACATCGCGCACAAGGCGCTGACCGACGCCACCGCGCGCGCCGCCTTCGTTGGTTGCAATCCGACCACCGCCACCAGCGACGCTTGCACGCAGGCGTTCTTCAAGAAATTTGGCCGCCGCGCCTGGCGCCGCCCGTTGGCCGACGACGAGGTTGCCACTTACACGATGTTGACCAATGGCATACAAACCTCAATGAAGAGTTTCTTTGGTGGTTTGGAATATGGAATTGCTGCTCTCTTACAGTCACCCCATTTTCTTTATCGAGAAGAATGGGGCACGCCGGTGTCCGGTAAACCGTCCCAGCTGGCCTTCAACGACTACGAACTGGCCACGCGACTGTCGTACTTTTTGTGGAACACCACGCCCGACGACCTGCTGCTGGACGCCGCCGACGCCAAGCAATTGACCGGCAAAGGCTTCGCCGCGCAGGTGGCGCGCTTGCTCAAGGATCCTCGCGCCGCCAACGGCATCCAGACCTTCTTCACCGAGTACTATCGCCTGGCCGAGCTGGACAACCTGCCGCAGCTTCCATCGGCGTTCCCGCAGCGCACCGCCACGCTGGGTCCGTCGATGCGCGAGGAGACGCAGCGGTTCCTGGCTGATCTGACGGTCACCCGCGACGGCGACTTCCGAGACGTGTTCGACTCGACCACCACCTTCGTCAATTCAGAGCTGGCCAGTCTCTATGGTTTGCCGGCGGTCAGCGGCACGGACTTCGCCAAGGTCACGCTGCCGGCCACCGGCATGCGGGCCGGTTACCTGGGGCAGGGCAGCTTCCTGGCGTTGAACGCCCACTCGAACATCACCTCGCCCACCTATCGCGGCAAGTTCATCCGCGAGATGTTGATGTGTCAGTCGGTGCCGCCCCCGCCCATGAACGTGCCGCCTCTGCCGATGGACACCGGCCCGGCGACGCAGACCATGCGGCAGAAGCTGGAGATCCACCGTCAGATGGAGCCGTGCAAGAGCTGCCACGCCTTCATGGATCCGCTGGGCCTGTCGTTCGAAAACTTCGACGGCATCGGTGCCTTCCGCACCAAGGACGCGGGCCAGGCCATCGACGTCACCGGCGACCTGGACGGCAAGGCCTTCAACGGCCCGATCGAGCTGGCCAAGCTGCTCAAGCAAAGCCCCGACGTGCTGACCTGCGTGGCCCGCAACCTTTATCGATACGTCACCGGCCACATCGAGAACGACGGCGAAGAGCCGGCCATCACTCAACTGTCCAAGGGCTTCAGCGACGGTCAATATCACTTCAGCGCGCTGGTGAACGGCATGGTCAGCAGCCCCGCCTTTGCCTATGCCGGGCCCCAGTCGAATGATCCCTTGCCGACGGGCGCCGGCGGCGCCAATGGTGCCGGCGGGATGGGTGGCAGCAGCGGAACGGATGCGGGGATGGTCGACACCGGACCGCCCCCGCCGCCGCCCACGGACGGTGGCACGGTGCCCACCGGTCCGCTCAGCTTCGCCCAGCACATCGCTCCGATCATCGCCAACAAGTGCTCGCCCTGTCACACCACGCAGGCGATGGCCGGCTTGAACTTCACCTACGCCAACCTGGTGACCAACGCGGCCGTCACCAACGACGTCACCAAGGCGTGCGACTTCCTGAACCTCTCGGCGCCGAAGCGCGTGGTCGCCGGCGATGCCTACCACAGCTTGTTGTGGGTGAAGATCTCCAGCGACAACGTCGCCCTGGCCGCCCATTTCTGCGGCGTTCACATGCCCAAGGATCCGACGAAGATCCTGACCACCGTCGAGCTGGACACGATCGAACACTGGATCCGCGACGGCGCGAAGCCGTAG
- a CDS encoding amino acid ABC transporter permease: MAMPTTRREAAADWRRDLFGSPWRSVTTLVLAALALTVAARVLPWTIGRAVARPDAEACRALDHAGACWGVVVEKFRAIIFGRYPYAQQWRPATGTAALLVLAAISAWPRCWRRWLAGAWMIALFGFVLLMRGSTVLGWEIVPTSRWSGLPLSLLLSLLALALALPLGVLLALGRRSELPLLRALCRTYIELVRGVPLISVLFMAAFLLPLLVPHGWQPDIFLRVLMGLAGFAAAYLAEVVRGGLQAVPSGQLDSARALGLRRWQVQRFIVLPQALRAVVPSLMNSVIGTVKDSSLVTVVGLYELTGALSLALGGDPIWRPFYLEGYLFISFLYWGACFALSRYSRWLERRLRTPL; this comes from the coding sequence ATGGCGATGCCGACGACGCGCCGGGAGGCCGCGGCGGACTGGCGGCGCGATCTGTTCGGATCACCTTGGCGCAGCGTCACCACGTTGGTGCTGGCGGCGTTGGCGTTGACGGTGGCGGCGCGCGTGTTGCCGTGGACCATCGGGCGCGCCGTGGCACGTCCCGACGCCGAGGCCTGCCGCGCGCTTGACCATGCAGGCGCCTGCTGGGGCGTGGTGGTGGAGAAATTTCGCGCCATCATTTTCGGGCGCTATCCCTACGCCCAGCAATGGCGCCCGGCGACGGGCACGGCGGCGCTGCTGGTGCTGGCGGCGATCAGCGCCTGGCCGCGCTGCTGGCGCCGGTGGCTGGCCGGCGCGTGGATGATCGCGCTTTTCGGCTTCGTGCTGCTGATGCGTGGATCGACGGTGCTGGGATGGGAGATTGTCCCCACCTCGCGCTGGAGCGGGTTGCCGCTGTCGTTATTGCTGTCGCTGCTGGCGTTGGCGCTGGCGCTGCCGCTCGGGGTTCTCCTGGCCCTGGGCCGGCGCTCGGAGTTGCCGCTGCTGCGCGCGCTGTGCCGCACATACATCGAGCTTGTCCGCGGGGTGCCGCTGATCTCGGTGCTGTTCATGGCGGCCTTTCTTTTGCCGCTGCTGGTCCCGCACGGGTGGCAGCCGGATATTTTTCTGCGCGTGCTGATGGGGCTGGCCGGCTTCGCCGCCGCGTACCTGGCCGAGGTGGTGCGCGGCGGTTTGCAGGCGGTGCCGTCCGGCCAGCTTGATTCGGCGCGCGCGCTGGGGCTTCGCCGCTGGCAGGTGCAGCGGTTCATCGTCCTGCCGCAAGCGCTGCGGGCGGTGGTGCCGTCGCTGATGAACAGCGTGATCGGCACCGTGAAGGATTCGTCGCTGGTGACGGTGGTGGGCCTTTACGAATTGACCGGGGCGTTGTCGCTGGCGCTGGGCGGCGATCCGATCTGGCGGCCATTTTATCTGGAGGGATACCTCTTCATCTCATTTCTGTACTGGGGGGCCTGCTTCGCGCTGTCGCGCTATAGCCGGTGGCTCGAACGGCGACTGCGGACGCCGCTTTGA
- a CDS encoding ABC transporter permease subunit (The N-terminal region of this protein, as described by TIGR01726, is a three transmembrane segment that identifies a subfamily of ABC transporter permease subunits, which specificities that include histidine, arginine, glutamine, glutamate, L-cystine (sic), the opines (in Agrobacterium) octopine and nopaline, etc.) has product MTDGPRRRRDRRPWALQAALLLSVTALGWALIAHALATLRAQGVAAGFGFLRQPAGFEIGESWLGYDPQRSLARAFIVGLSNTIRVALPACALTTILGTLIGLGRRAPYRPARALCTAYVELVRNVPLLVQLLMWYFALTTFLPDAGDAWRGPFGVYLSKSGLSFPWPAAPPGHWWPWTWDRPIAGPLNVSGGGAVTPEYLAVLLALTVYTAAFVAEVVRAGIEAVPIEQVQAAQAQGLRSAQIIGWIVLPQALRVMVPSLTNQYLNLTKNSTLGVAVGYPELVSISNTALNQTGRAFECITVITAIYLALSLLTSAAMNRYNARVALRGAR; this is encoded by the coding sequence ATGACGGACGGTCCCCGGCGGCGCCGCGACCGGCGACCCTGGGCGTTGCAGGCCGCGCTGCTGCTTTCGGTGACGGCGCTTGGCTGGGCGCTGATCGCGCACGCGCTGGCCACCCTGCGCGCCCAAGGGGTGGCCGCGGGTTTCGGTTTTCTGCGGCAACCGGCCGGCTTCGAGATCGGCGAAAGCTGGCTCGGCTACGACCCGCAACGATCGCTGGCGCGCGCCTTCATCGTTGGTCTCTCCAACACCATCCGCGTGGCGCTGCCGGCGTGCGCGCTGACCACGATCTTGGGAACGCTGATCGGCCTCGGCCGCCGGGCACCCTACCGGCCAGCGCGCGCTCTCTGCACCGCCTATGTCGAGCTGGTCCGCAACGTCCCGCTGCTGGTGCAGCTTTTGATGTGGTACTTCGCCCTGACGACGTTCCTCCCTGACGCCGGCGACGCCTGGCGCGGGCCATTCGGCGTTTATCTGAGCAAGAGCGGCCTCAGTTTTCCTTGGCCGGCGGCGCCGCCCGGACATTGGTGGCCGTGGACCTGGGATCGTCCGATCGCCGGACCGCTGAACGTCTCGGGCGGGGGCGCGGTGACGCCGGAGTACCTGGCCGTCCTGCTGGCCCTGACCGTTTACACCGCCGCCTTCGTCGCCGAGGTGGTGCGCGCCGGCATCGAAGCCGTGCCGATCGAACAAGTGCAAGCCGCGCAGGCGCAAGGCTTGCGGTCGGCGCAGATCATCGGCTGGATCGTGCTGCCGCAGGCGCTGCGGGTGATGGTCCCGTCGCTCACCAACCAATATTTGAACCTGACCAAGAACTCGACCCTGGGCGTGGCGGTCGGCTATCCCGAGCTGGTGTCGATCAGCAACACCGCCTTGAACCAGACCGGCCGCGCCTTCGAGTGCATCACGGTGATCACGGCGATCTACCTGGCGCTGTCGCTGCTGACGTCGGCGGCCATGAACCGATACAACGCGCGCGTGGCCCTGCGCGGGGCGCGTTGA
- a CDS encoding amino acid ABC transporter substrate-binding protein: MARPATAGKTLDGIKARGVLNCGVSTGVVGFSAPDSQGRWSGLDADTCRALAAAVLGDAQKVNFIPLNSQQRFASLQAGEVDLLARNTTWTLTRDVSLGFHFAAITYFDGQGFLVPKKLKVTSAKQLKNAEICVQSGTTNEKNLADYFRAQNLKVKTVVFEGFEAAFKAFFAGRCQAYTTDVSGLAGLRNKEAKSPDDYLILPEIISKEPLGPLVRRGDDEWFAIVKWVIFALIEAEEEGLSQGNIDAAKSSSKDPVVMRFVGSGEDTGKLLGLDKEWAFRAVKAVGNYGEIFERNVGPKSVLKLPRGLNNLWNKGGLHYAPPLR; encoded by the coding sequence ATGGCGCGCCCAGCGACCGCCGGCAAAACCTTGGACGGGATCAAGGCGCGCGGCGTTCTTAACTGCGGCGTCTCGACCGGAGTGGTGGGGTTCTCCGCGCCGGATAGCCAGGGCCGCTGGTCCGGTTTGGACGCCGACACCTGCCGCGCGCTGGCCGCCGCCGTGCTGGGCGACGCGCAGAAGGTGAACTTCATCCCCCTCAATTCGCAGCAACGTTTTGCTTCGCTGCAAGCGGGTGAAGTCGATCTGCTGGCGCGCAACACCACCTGGACCCTGACCCGGGATGTCTCGCTGGGATTTCACTTTGCCGCCATCACCTACTTCGATGGGCAAGGGTTCTTGGTGCCGAAGAAACTGAAGGTGACCAGCGCCAAGCAGCTCAAGAACGCGGAGATCTGTGTGCAGTCGGGGACCACCAACGAGAAAAACCTGGCCGACTATTTTCGCGCCCAGAATCTGAAAGTGAAGACGGTGGTGTTCGAGGGATTCGAGGCCGCCTTCAAGGCCTTCTTCGCCGGCCGCTGTCAGGCGTACACCACCGACGTCTCCGGTTTGGCTGGCCTGCGCAACAAGGAAGCGAAGAGCCCGGACGACTATCTCATCCTGCCGGAGATCATCTCCAAGGAACCACTGGGACCGCTGGTCAGACGCGGCGACGACGAGTGGTTCGCCATCGTCAAGTGGGTGATCTTCGCCCTCATCGAAGCCGAAGAAGAAGGATTGAGCCAGGGCAACATCGACGCCGCCAAGAGCAGCAGCAAGGATCCGGTGGTCATGCGCTTTGTCGGCAGCGGCGAGGACACCGGCAAGCTCTTGGGCCTGGACAAAGAGTGGGCCTTCCGCGCGGTGAAGGCCGTGGGCAACTATGGCGAGATCTTCGAACGCAACGTGGGACCGAAATCCGTGCTCAAGCTGCCGCGCGGGTTGAACAACCTGTGGAACAAGGGCGGCCTTCACTACGCGCCGCCGCTGCGATGA
- a CDS encoding sigma-54 dependent transcriptional regulator → MATVLVVDDEAKLGRLVTEMLELDGHQVHRAEGGRTALIELSAHSFDVVVTDLKMPDGDGMTVLRAARAKELPPDVIMMTAFGTTDDAVAAMKAGAADYLLKPFAMDELRLRVGRLADARQANARGARLVERLTPRLLGESAAMRAVLRVAQQVAATDASVLLLGESGTGKTQIARLIHFQSKRAAAPLIEVHCAALPETLLESELFGHEKGAFTGAQEKKPGHLSAADRGTLFLDEIGEISAATQVKLLRFLQDRSFVPVGSTQARSVDVRIISATNRDLPAAVSAGSFRQDFYYRLNVFAIEVPPLRQRREDILPLCDHILQRHGVPSDKLGQEARQKILRHDWPGNIRELENALERALILAGPDEIGPTLLSLASPLGRAAEDAAGALLTDGFNLDQFERDLLLAALERTRGNKSAAARLLGITRRRLYSRLESLDAHPTGAVDPNENDPSA, encoded by the coding sequence ATGGCAACTGTGCTGGTCGTCGACGATGAAGCGAAGCTGGGCCGTCTGGTCACCGAAATGCTTGAGCTGGACGGTCACCAGGTCCACCGCGCGGAAGGCGGGCGCACCGCCCTCATCGAACTGTCGGCGCATTCGTTCGACGTGGTGGTCACCGATCTGAAGATGCCCGACGGTGACGGCATGACCGTGCTGCGCGCGGCGCGGGCGAAGGAGCTTCCGCCCGACGTCATCATGATGACCGCCTTTGGAACCACCGACGACGCGGTCGCCGCCATGAAAGCGGGCGCGGCCGATTACCTGCTGAAGCCGTTCGCCATGGACGAGCTGCGCCTGCGCGTGGGTCGACTGGCCGACGCGCGCCAGGCGAACGCGCGTGGGGCGCGCCTGGTGGAACGCCTGACGCCACGGCTCTTGGGGGAAAGCGCGGCGATGCGCGCCGTCTTGCGCGTTGCCCAGCAAGTGGCGGCCACCGACGCCAGCGTGCTCTTGCTGGGGGAGAGCGGCACCGGCAAGACGCAGATCGCGCGATTGATCCATTTTCAAAGCAAGCGCGCCGCCGCCCCGCTGATCGAAGTGCACTGCGCCGCCCTGCCCGAGACGCTGCTGGAGAGCGAGCTTTTCGGTCACGAGAAAGGCGCCTTCACCGGCGCCCAGGAAAAAAAGCCTGGGCATCTGTCCGCCGCCGATCGCGGCACGCTGTTTCTCGACGAGATCGGCGAGATCAGCGCCGCCACGCAGGTCAAGCTGCTGCGCTTTCTGCAGGATCGGTCGTTCGTGCCGGTGGGATCGACGCAAGCGCGGTCGGTCGACGTGCGGATCATCTCGGCCACCAACCGCGATCTGCCGGCGGCGGTTTCGGCCGGCAGCTTCCGCCAGGATTTTTATTACCGCCTGAACGTCTTCGCCATCGAGGTTCCTCCGCTTCGCCAGCGACGCGAGGACATCCTGCCGCTTTGTGATCACATCCTGCAGCGCCACGGCGTACCTTCCGACAAGCTGGGGCAAGAGGCGCGGCAGAAGATCCTGCGCCACGACTGGCCGGGCAACATCCGCGAGCTCGAGAACGCGCTCGAGCGCGCGCTGATCCTGGCTGGCCCGGACGAGATCGGGCCCACGCTTTTGTCGCTGGCGTCGCCGCTGGGGCGGGCCGCCGAAGACGCGGCCGGAGCGCTGCTGACCGACGGCTTCAACCTGGATCAATTCGAGCGCGATCTGCTTTTGGCGGCGCTTGAACGCACGCGCGGCAACAAATCAGCGGCGGCGCGCCTGCTGGGCATCACCCGCCGGCGGCTTTATTCGCGCCTGGAAAGCCTGGACGCGCACCCGACCGGCGCCGTGGATCCGAACGAAAACGATCCGTCGGCCTGA
- a CDS encoding HAMP domain-containing sensor histidine kinase has protein sequence MKTSETSTEAEPRARRAAPIAVAALGLLGALGATLYLHRAAAGAVERVLQERLFGAGESAAALLDRQAPTAADLQAVMRSNRLEAAYVVTPALRVAADAAGTAGRRADLLRVDARQVAAALGGAPTVVPGYAFGALTVMTGYFPVGRDAGGARSVLVLEAGQQFVAEQTRLGRARDVAVLLAVLSAMALAVLAGRFARAERARQQAAASAARGELLSRVAAMAAHEIRNPLGVIRGTIDLMRERNGATLGERDRQSLNDIAEEVERLRRLTQDLLSLASDRPLALAPSDLGALLAETARGTEAAFPGVQVLVGGDALPVIDVDPALLRQVFANLLSNAAQAQAAGAIAVHTGARADAVEIAVADRGPGIPADLGQRVFELYFTTKTGGTGLGLAIARRIVDRHGGTLTLGRSDGPGATFVVTLPRRPFVADNR, from the coding sequence ATGAAGACGAGCGAGACGTCGACGGAGGCGGAGCCGCGCGCCCGGCGGGCAGCGCCGATCGCCGTCGCGGCCCTCGGTCTTTTGGGCGCCCTGGGGGCGACGCTGTACCTGCACCGAGCGGCGGCGGGCGCGGTCGAGCGCGTGCTGCAGGAACGGCTGTTCGGCGCCGGCGAATCGGCGGCGGCCCTGCTGGATCGCCAGGCGCCCACCGCTGCCGATCTGCAAGCGGTGATGCGCTCGAACAGGCTGGAAGCCGCGTATGTGGTGACGCCGGCGCTGCGGGTCGCCGCCGACGCCGCCGGGACGGCGGGCCGACGGGCGGATCTGCTGCGCGTCGATGCCCGCCAGGTGGCGGCCGCGCTGGGCGGTGCGCCGACCGTGGTGCCCGGTTACGCGTTCGGCGCGCTGACGGTGATGACCGGATATTTTCCGGTCGGCCGCGACGCCGGCGGCGCGCGCAGCGTGCTGGTGCTGGAGGCCGGTCAGCAATTCGTCGCCGAGCAGACCCGGCTGGGACGGGCCCGTGACGTCGCCGTGCTGCTGGCGGTGCTGTCGGCGATGGCCCTGGCGGTGCTGGCCGGCCGGTTTGCCAGGGCCGAGCGCGCGCGGCAACAAGCGGCAGCGTCAGCGGCGCGCGGCGAGTTGCTGTCACGAGTGGCGGCGATGGCCGCGCACGAGATCCGCAATCCGCTGGGCGTCATCCGCGGCACCATCGACCTGATGCGCGAGCGCAACGGCGCCACCCTGGGCGAGCGCGACCGCCAATCATTGAATGACATCGCCGAAGAGGTCGAACGCCTGCGCCGCCTCACCCAAGATCTGCTGAGCCTGGCGTCCGACCGGCCGCTGGCGCTGGCGCCCAGCGATCTCGGCGCGCTGCTGGCGGAGACGGCGCGAGGAACCGAGGCGGCGTTTCCTGGTGTGCAGGTTCTCGTCGGCGGCGACGCCCTGCCCGTCATCGACGTCGATCCGGCCCTGCTGCGCCAGGTGTTCGCCAACCTGCTGTCGAACGCCGCCCAGGCGCAGGCCGCAGGCGCGATCGCCGTCCACACCGGGGCGCGCGCCGACGCGGTCGAGATCGCCGTCGCCGATCGCGGCCCCGGCATTCCCGCTGATCTGGGTCAGCGGGTGTTCGAGCTTTACTTCACCACCAAGACCGGCGGCACGGGCCTCGGCCTGGCCATCGCCCGCCGCATTGTCGACCGACATGGCGGCACGTTGACTCTGGGCCGAAGCGACGGGCCGGGCGCCACCTTCGTTGTGACATTGCCTCGACGCCCCTTTGTCGCAGACAATCGCTGA